In Bernardetia litoralis DSM 6794, the genomic window GTGTTGGCAAAACAGCTCGTTATGCAGCCAAACAAATTATTGAAGTATTATCAAAAAATGAAGAAGCATAACTAAAAATTGTATCATTTTTATTTAGAAAGGTGCCGTTCAATTTTTTACTAAACTCTCATCATTTGAAAATAAGTGAGAGTTTAATAAAATGTTTAGATGACATAAATCAAATATATTTATGCAATTAGGCTTAGATAAGTAGTTGTACAAAATTAATGTAACTTATTTGCTGGTGTAATGACTTTATAATCAGTATTTTAATAACTGTTAATTATTCATTTTAAATTGTCCATTTACTTAGTTTTTACTTTTCAAGCATTTTTTGCCAATTATCTAATAATTCGTCACATATTTGTTTAGATTTCATTTTCATAAGTGGGTGCATTAAATCTAAGATTTGATTTTTATAGGTAAATTCAAAAATCATTTCTATTTTAGTTTGATTCGAATCAATTTTGGTAATATTCCAAGTTCCTTTTAAATAAGAAAGTGGATATGGGTAATTTGGTGCAGAAGTATTTACAATAAATGCATACGTTTCTTCTTCTTGCCAAATAGAACAGGTTTCTGTCCAACTATCTTTACCATGAGAGCAACTTCTTACCATTCCTTCATCTTTACCCGAAATTATGGCAACATTATCAACATTTGGAGCAACTTGATGATAATTGGCAACATCTGATATTACTTTCCAGACATCTGATTTATTTGCTTGTACTATTCTGTTAAAAACCAATCGTTTTTTGTCTTTTTTATTCTTTGTTTGAACTAATGCTCGTAATTGATTTATTGCCATTACAAGCACAATTAATGCAATAATAGTAATGATATTGTTTCCTGCATCTGAAATACCAAAGGGTTGTAATAGTAATAAAATGATACTTGCAATGACCCAAATAAAATCTTGGATAATTATCCATAAAATGGCTATTCTTCTTTGTTTTTTGACCTCTAAAACAATTGTTAAAGCAAAGAAGATTAAACCTATTCCAACTATCCAAAATATACTATTTTGTTCTATGGCAAATAAGTCTGCCATTGATTTGTGAAAGAGAATGAATCCAGTTCCAGAAACTCCTGAAAAAATGGCGTTGATACTGAGAGCTTTTTGTAAGTTATTCATAATTATGGTGTTTTTTAATGTATTACAAAGGTAATTCAAAAAATAACTGTATTATTGATATTTTACGCCAATATTTGCATCTAGTTAAGTTGCATCAAAATTATTTATAGTTTTGATAGTCAAAAGGTTATCTAATAATAAAAATACATATCACCGAATTAACTATTATAGTCTTTATTGTATGAAAATAGCAGCACCACATATCGCCAATTTATTTGAGTATGGTTCTTATCAAGGAATTAATGAAAATATATTAAGAACAAATTTGAGAGAAAATGAATTGGATGTTTGTAACCCAAAAAAATCAGTTAGTAAAGTAGAATTTTTAGCTATTTATGAAATTTTGGCAAACAAGACAAAAAGCCCAAACTTTGGTTTACATTATGGTTGTTATCTAAATATAAAGGCTTTGGGGTTTATTTCTGAATTATCTTTGAATGCTTCAAGTATAGAGCAAGCAGTAATTTTCTTGGACGAATATCTAAAGAGTACATTTCCATTGGTAACTCTTTCAGTAGGACAGAATAATAATGTCTATGCCTTAGAATTAGATTGTTCTATTGAAGATATAACCTTAAAAAATCATATACTAGATACTGTTTTTTGTTTCATTTATAGGGAACTTAAATTGATGTTAAATGATGATTTTCTATTAAAATTAGAATTACCTTATATTGAAATTAATGAATATATTACACTTTTATCATCTGAAATATTTAGAGGTAAAAAGCATTTAATTGAATTAGATAGCCAAGTTTTAAGCTCTGAAATTAATAGAAAGCGCATTAAAGAAATTGAATTATTATTGCCACAGTTTATAAAAATGCTGGATAACAAAAATTACAAGGAATTTTCTTTACAAATAAGAAATATGATTTTAAATATGTGTTGTCCTGAAATTCCAACATTTGGACAAGTTTCAAAACAATTTGCTTTAAGTGACCGAACTATACAAAGAAAACTGACTGAAGAAGGTCAATCGTTTAGAAAAATATCAGATAATATAAAAAAAGAACTTTCCTATTATTTAGCAAAGGGAAAACAAATCAAAACTCAAGATATTGCCTATATTTTAGGATATTCAGAACCAAGTGCATATCTGCATGCAGTAAAAAGATGGGAAGCTGATATTGAATTTTAAAACTTTTGTATTCATTTGAATTTCTCTCTAGAAATTTTTAGTTCGTGTTTTAAAATTGAGGCATGTAATTCTGAAATTCAAATAGCCTTAGAACTATAAAAAGTAATTCTAAGGCTATTTTTTAATATAAAAAGGTTCAAAAGCTATTTTTTCAAGGCAATAAGTTTTTGTACAATAAGTTCAAGATTTGGTTCTGATATTTCAGGTAAGTCTGCTAATGGATACAATTGTTGCCCAGGTCGGCTTATAAAAGCACCTCTCCAACCAGCCCATAATGCGCCAGCAATATCCCATCCGTGAGCTGCTACCATCATACATTCTTCATTTTTGACTTTCATTTTTCTGGCAGCCCAATCATAAACATCTCTGTCAGGCTTAAATTTTCCAAGGTCTTCTACACTCAAACGCTCTTCAAAAAAATCTAACAAACCTGCATTTGTAAACTGAGTTTCTACACCTTTATTCGAAGAATTGGTCAATGAAACTAATTTGTAACCATCATTTTTGAGCTTAGTTAAAGCTGCTTTTACTTCAGGATGAGCAGGTAAAGAACGTAAAGGCTCTACAATCGCTTTTTTTGCTTCTTCTTGTGATAATTCAATTCCATTATTTCTAGCTACCATTTGCAAAGCAGCCACTCCAATAGTGCCAAAATCTTCATAATGATGCCCCACTGTAGCTACAAGAGAATATTGTAACATGGTCGTAAACCAAAGAGGAAGCAATTCAGATTTTCCTTGTAAGGCTTCTCCAACACTTTTTTTCATCTGTGTTAGGTCTAATAAAGTTTCATTTACGTCAAAAAATATAACTTTAGGACGTTTGGTTTCTGTATCGTGAGAGTAATTGTCTGCTTGTAACATGTTTAAGGGTAGTAAAGTAGCTGCGCCAGCTAATAAAGAGTTTCGTAAAAAGAATCTTCTATTTATTTTGTTGTCTTTCATAAAAAATTAGGGGTTATAGATTAAGAGTAGAACAACCCAATAAATCTAATGTTTTTGATAAGAGTGTTAATCTATTTCAATTTTCTTGAAAAAATGTTTATTTGTTTAGATACATAGTTATTTTATGCTAAAAAAATATGCTAAAAAATATGGTTTTTAGTGTAAATATCAGAATTTTAATAATGTTTTTAGTGTAAGTGCTTTAAAAAAATTTTTTGATATTGAAGAATTTTTTATCTTTAGAGAGCAATTTTATATTATTAAATTTAAAGTTGTTGAAGAATCTAGATTTTTTCTTAGAGTTGAATTTACAAACCTAGTTCTTAAACAACTTCATCATTTATACTGCTTAATAGATTTTTCTTACAAAAAAGAAAAGTGTTATTGATTGGTATTTTAGTAATTAATGAAGTTGTTTAAGAATAGGTATCTAGCGCAAGATTCTATCTTGTGCTTATCCTTTTGCAAGCATATGCTTGCGAAAAAGAGCATCCAAGCAAAATGCTTGAACGAGAAATGTAGTTTTTAGAGCGAAAAAAGTTTATTTTTTTATAATTCTTAAACAACTTCAATATTATTAGAAATACAAAGAAAATAGTGAAACTTCATTTCATTCTATTTCGGTATAATTTGATATATACTAACAACACTCATACAAATACACTAAAAATTTATGTTAAATATTTTCAAAAAAACAGCTTCTTTAATTAAAGAAAAGAAATTTGACCAACTTCAAAATTTATCTATTGAAAAGCCTGAATATTTTAATTGGGTAGAAGAAATATTTGAAGGAATCCATCTTGTCGAACGACCAGATAAAGCAGCTTTATTGTGGACAGACGAAGTAGAAACAGTTTCATATAGCTTTTTACAACTTTCTGAAAAGTACAATCAGTTACTTAATTTTTTAAGAAGTAAAGGAGTAAAACAACATGATATTGTTTTGACACAATTATTATTACAACCAATAAACTGGGTAGCAAATTTGACTTGCATTAAAGGAGGTTTGCAGTTGATTCCTACAGCTACCATAATGGGTGTTCCTGATTTGGTCTATCGTTTTGAAAAAACGATGCCTAAAGTAGTAATTTCTGACCAAGATAATGCACACAAAATAGATGAAGCTGAACAAGAATCTAATAAAAAAATAGCTGTAAAAATTATCTGTGAAGGAAAACGAGAAGGCTGGTACACGTTAGAAGATATTGAAAGTCAAGAAACAACAGCCCAAGGAGCTAAAACAAAATCAGATGATACTTTATTTATGTTTTTTACTTCAGGTACAACAGGAATGCCTAAAGTAGTTTGTCATACACATTTTAGTTATCCAGTTGGGTATTTAACAACAGCATCTTGGATAGGCTTATTAGAAGATGATATTCATTATAATATTTCACAACCTGGTTGGGCAAAATTTGCTTGGAGTAGTATTTTTGCTCCATGGTGTATTGGTGCAACCATATTTGCACATCATAGTTCGAATCGTTTCAATGCAAAAACAACACTTAAATTAATTGAACAATTCAAAATAACTACTTTGTGCGCACCACCAACAGTTTTGCGTTTGTTTATTCAAGAAGATATAAAATCACATTCTTTTTCTTTGCGTGAATGTGTTGCTGCTGGCGAGCCTTTAAATCCAGAAATAATAGAAGCATGGAAAGAAGCCACAGGAGTATTGATTAGAGATGGTTTTGGACAAACGGAAAGTACTTGTTTGGTTGCTAATCTTCCTGATACCCATGTGAAATTTGGCTCTATGGGAAAGCCAACTTTTCTTTATGATATAGTAATTGCTGATAATGAGGGAGCTATTTTGTCAGATAATGAAGAAGGAAATATCTGTATAAATATGAAGGCTGGCAAAGCAAATGGAATTTTTAAAAGCTATTTGAATGATAGCGAAAGACAAGCAAAAGTATTTAAAAATAATTTATATTACACAGGAGATAAGGCATATCGTGATAGTGATGGTTACATTTGGTTCATTGGTAGAGATGATGATGTCATTAAATCTTCTGACTATCGAATAGGTCCTTTTGAGATAGAAAGTATTTTATTAGAACATGAAGCTGTAATAGAATCTGCTGCTGTGGGTTCTCCCCATCCAATAAAAGGTTATGAAGTAAAAGTATTTATTGTTTTGCATGAAAATCATTCAGCATCAAATGAAATAGCTGAAATATTATTTCAACATTGTCGTAAAAATATTTCTCCTTACAAAACGCCACGTATTATTGAGTTTGTAGAAGAATTGCCAAAAACTGTAAGTGGCAAAATTCGTAGAGTAGAATTAAGAGCTGGAGAAGCAGAAAATAAAGCAAAAAAGAAGACTTCAAATCAAGAGTTTTTTTATAAAAGAAAATAAATTTAGTTCTTTTTACTTGATTTTAAATTCAAAAATAGCCTTAGAATTAATAAAAAGTAATTCTAAGGCTATTTTGGTTATTATATTCTAAAGTTCATGTTTTTAATAATTTCTTTTTATTTAGCTTTATTCCTTTCTTTTTCTAAATATTCTGCATAAACTTTTAGCAAACCCTCGTAATCTAATGTTTTGACAGAAGCTTCATAATGAAGTCCAGTAGCCATATCTTCTATAAAAATCTGATAAGTATCATCACCATAATTACGACTATATTCCCCAGTACGACCATTTTTACTTGGAAAAAAAGTTTTGAAATGTAAAATATATCTATACAAAGTTCTATCTTCATATTTATAAAATTCATTTCTTGATTCTATTATTTCATACTGCCCTTTATAATAGAGAGGTACAACATTATTTATCTGTCGTTTATTATCTCTAATAACTTTACTTTTCCACTTTGTATTTTCTAAATTTGATTCTACCAAAAATACAAGAATAGTAGTTTTATCTCCAAAAGAAGGAGGTATTTTCTTAGTTTCTTTTGTGTAATCAGTTGGTTTGATAGTATTATTTGTACAACAACAAAAAATAAAAGGCATTAATAAAAGTAGAATATAAATTTTTTGTCTAATCATTATAGTTAATTTTGTACCTTAGGAATAGGAATTAAATAAATTGCTACTTTCAAATTTTAGCTAATTGATATTTAGTGAT contains:
- a CDS encoding type II toxin-antitoxin system RatA family toxin, giving the protein MNNLQKALSINAIFSGVSGTGFILFHKSMADLFAIEQNSIFWIVGIGLIFFALTIVLEVKKQRRIAILWIIIQDFIWVIASIILLLLQPFGISDAGNNIITIIALIVLVMAINQLRALVQTKNKKDKKRLVFNRIVQANKSDVWKVISDVANYHQVAPNVDNVAIISGKDEGMVRSCSHGKDSWTETCSIWQEEETYAFIVNTSAPNYPYPLSYLKGTWNITKIDSNQTKIEMIFEFTYKNQILDLMHPLMKMKSKQICDELLDNWQKMLEK
- a CDS encoding AraC family transcriptional regulator; translated protein: MKIAAPHIANLFEYGSYQGINENILRTNLRENELDVCNPKKSVSKVEFLAIYEILANKTKSPNFGLHYGCYLNIKALGFISELSLNASSIEQAVIFLDEYLKSTFPLVTLSVGQNNNVYALELDCSIEDITLKNHILDTVFCFIYRELKLMLNDDFLLKLELPYIEINEYITLLSSEIFRGKKHLIELDSQVLSSEINRKRIKEIELLLPQFIKMLDNKNYKEFSLQIRNMILNMCCPEIPTFGQVSKQFALSDRTIQRKLTEEGQSFRKISDNIKKELSYYLAKGKQIKTQDIAYILGYSEPSAYLHAVKRWEADIEF
- a CDS encoding haloacid dehalogenase type II, with the translated sequence MKDNKINRRFFLRNSLLAGAATLLPLNMLQADNYSHDTETKRPKVIFFDVNETLLDLTQMKKSVGEALQGKSELLPLWFTTMLQYSLVATVGHHYEDFGTIGVAALQMVARNNGIELSQEEAKKAIVEPLRSLPAHPEVKAALTKLKNDGYKLVSLTNSSNKGVETQFTNAGLLDFFEERLSVEDLGKFKPDRDVYDWAARKMKVKNEECMMVAAHGWDIAGALWAGWRGAFISRPGQQLYPLADLPEISEPNLELIVQKLIALKK
- a CDS encoding acyl-CoA synthetase, yielding MLNIFKKTASLIKEKKFDQLQNLSIEKPEYFNWVEEIFEGIHLVERPDKAALLWTDEVETVSYSFLQLSEKYNQLLNFLRSKGVKQHDIVLTQLLLQPINWVANLTCIKGGLQLIPTATIMGVPDLVYRFEKTMPKVVISDQDNAHKIDEAEQESNKKIAVKIICEGKREGWYTLEDIESQETTAQGAKTKSDDTLFMFFTSGTTGMPKVVCHTHFSYPVGYLTTASWIGLLEDDIHYNISQPGWAKFAWSSIFAPWCIGATIFAHHSSNRFNAKTTLKLIEQFKITTLCAPPTVLRLFIQEDIKSHSFSLRECVAAGEPLNPEIIEAWKEATGVLIRDGFGQTESTCLVANLPDTHVKFGSMGKPTFLYDIVIADNEGAILSDNEEGNICINMKAGKANGIFKSYLNDSERQAKVFKNNLYYTGDKAYRDSDGYIWFIGRDDDVIKSSDYRIGPFEIESILLEHEAVIESAAVGSPHPIKGYEVKVFIVLHENHSASNEIAEILFQHCRKNISPYKTPRIIEFVEELPKTVSGKIRRVELRAGEAENKAKKKTSNQEFFYKRK